CTGTTTAGGATATGGCTTtgtaaacaaacattttttaaaatgtacataATCAGAACTACGTTTGAGTTTAATTTAAAACTGCGGTTCTGCATTAGATCTTCAGTTTTTCTTGAAGAATGAATCCAGAGTGCCCGTGCTTGCACTTTGGGAGCGGGGTCTTTTTGGTGCTGGTCCCGACTGGCCTCTTGTTTTAGTCTTGCCCCGAGAGGAGTGGGctgtgtctgctgctgctgctctgagagGATTCATAGCGGTAccggaagaagaagaggaagtgaTGGTTGATGTGCCTGAAGAGAAGGACTGCTGGAGGTCCAGAGCAAAATGATAGTCATTGTGTTCTGGCATTTCCCACGCTAACACCTCCTGACCACAGCGTTCACAGCTCATCAGATCTTCACTGGCCACAGTGGGAGGAGGGTGATTTGACTCCACATTAATGTCCAGTTCATTCCTTAACTCCTCACTTGCCGACTCATGAGATGCATTCTCTGAGCTAAGTTTTGACTCCAAGCCTGATGCCACAACAACAATGTCTTTGGTGTCTTCCTCATCAACGGGACCTGGCATTTGTCCGTTTTCAGGCTTGTTCAGTGCTGACCCTGAAACCTGGAGGCTTTTTTCAATGGTCTTCTtgtgaaagaaagaggaaatgccTGGGTGGGGGCTGGATGAACCAATTTTGGACTGAGAAACAGGTGTAAAAGAGgaagcaggacagacagcgtCTGACTTCAACTGACTAACAGAAACAGAAGTATTGTGAAGCGAGGAAGCTGGGTGACCTTCATTGCTGTGTGTACCAGAatcctcttcatcatcatcatcatcatcctccttTCTaaccttctgtttttgtttctcaacTGCCTTTTGAAAAAAGGACTGGATGGAGCCGGTTTGTTTACACGGGGAGACATTTTTTGGTTCACAGGGTGGCTGCGTTGAAGTGCTATCACTGGAAAGAAAGCCAGCGATCCCCCCCGCTGATGAAACATCGCTGAATTTACTAGCTGAGAGGTATAACATGCTGAGGGGTGGAGTCCTGGGGACATGATGGAAGacagtttaaattaaaaaatttaaataaataaataaataaaaatcacagaaCATCCCTTTGGCAAATTACTTTAAACCCTCTGCAGTATCCTGTTCTAATTACCATGCAGCCTGAtggtttcctgctgtgttcagACTCTTGATAATGGCAAAGGTGTCGCTGGATATTTTGGTCGCCTCGTAGCGCACTAAAGCACAACATCTAGAGAAGCTGCTCATCCTCTTGTCGCCAAGCTGACGTACACCAACTGTCAGCATTTTAGCCACACGACCGTTCTATAAGAAATTAAAGGAACTGAGCTGAAAATAGTTGCATTTACGGGATTTGGCACTAATGTGAAACCCAACTGAAGAAAATATGGGTTAATGAGGGAAAAGAACTAAATTACACAACCAAGTATTGTGTCTTACCACTTCTCTGTCCTTGGTCAGCCTCTCCTCTAACTCAAGAGCCAGTTGATGAAGCCAGTACTGTACCtgcacaaatacaaatactttaaaaatgCTTGTGGAACACACTGAAAGAGCACAGAAACATTGGCTCTACCTGTTCTTTAGTAGCCAGCGATGTCTTCCCAGGAAAGTTTTTACTGCAGCCAATGGACTTTGGAAGCTGTCTTGGTTTCACAGCTTCAAAATCAATCCCCCGGCACAAGTCGTACAGCCACTGACTACATTAAACAAGGAAGCAGGATAAAGTTTAACGTCCCTGTAGTGCAGAAGGGTTTCCAAAATTACAAAGTTTCTTTTCTGAAGCAGAAGTTCAAGTACAGAAGTTCAGAAATGTTTAAGGAAGTTTAAAAGTGCAAAACTActtgttattattttaataacacCATGTGATTACTTTCTTAAGCAAGTTATGTCACCATTATCAAAATGATAGTGTTTGAAGGCATTTCTGGCTCTCTCACCCTGTTTTTTCTCCAAAGTGCTGCTCCAACTGAGCCTTAGAGAAGCGAGTGAGATCGCCCATGTTCTCTATTCCCAGAGTTTCTGTGATTGAAGTTCCCAGCTTACCCCCCAGGTTACGGCTGCAgggaaataaataatacaagAGGACAGGgtttaattttaagtttttGCTGCCACTCTGTCAATGTAAGCGATGACATAACTAAACTTACATCTTGCCAATGGGGAGACTGCTGAAAAGTTCTGTCACAGAGTCCAGAGGAAGAACAGTTTGTCTGTTGGGCTTGTTCAGACCACAGGCTAGTTTAGCCAATACCTTGGAAAGGTGAGCGGTAAATGATTATCTCTGCAAACACAGTTACCAGTCTGAGACTATTAAATAGGAGTTTATCCTACCTTATTGTGTGATATTCCTGCAGAACAACTGAAACCTGTGTGTTTCTCCACAGCTGCTCTCATTTCCTCAACAATCAGTGCTCCAACAGTTAGCTGCAGTTCTGCAGAGTTCTGCTCACCCACTGACGGGAACGTTAAAGATTCCAGCCACTGCTGGAGACCTCTGGATCGCTGTTCCTCTGAGCACAAACATGATGTTGTTAGGAGGATAAAGCCTGCCAGAGTTTTTTAGCTGTTATTCTTCGACAGCTTTCTGTGTCAACTGCAGAAACAACTCATTGGGTAACTGAAGTTAGCTTACAGCCTACCTTTATCCAACACAGTGTCCTCTGCAGAGTCTTCAGCTGCAGGTGAACTTTGTGGGTACCCCTGGATGTAGGTAGTTCTCAAGAGTGAAGTTTCGATTTGTTTGTCAGTCATATTTTTCAGTCGCTGCTGGACAGCAGCAGTCAAATCCATGTAGGCCTCATCAATGCTAGCTCTCTCAATCACAGCAAAGCGAGACATGACCTCAATCACCTCCACACTCGCCTCTCTGTAACTACAAAGGGGACAGAAAGAAGATATTTGCAGTACAGCTTTGGCCATAAGGATTTAAGACAATTCAAAAAATAATCGTAAATTTAATTAAAGACAATGTTGATCGAGTGTTGATCCAAAGATTTAATGTTGATCCAATTAAAAAGAGGAAGTCTCTGGGGATgtacatcagcagcagcacttaCTTTGTCAAGTCAGCCTTGCCATGAGACTCACGCACTCGTGCCACCTGGAGGTCTGGGCACAGTTTTTTTGCATCATCCACCCACATGTTCCTGGTGACACCATGAGCCCTGGCCTCGTAGCTCACAGCTATAATACTAAGAAACAATAACATTTAGTCAaagatcacaaaaaaaaaaaatcataaagtgtgaaaacattttaGAAGGATGTCTAAGCGGTTATTTGTGGGACATGAGGGCGGGTGAGTTGCCAACACAGAGACATCAATTCAAATGGTCAATGCAACTGAACACACGCAGTCGTGGGAACGAATTCACCAGTGGGTTACAAAGAGAGAGGGGAATGTTTAAATTCTCTGTAATCTAGTCAACATTCTGTTTTACAGAGTATTTCATTATTTCAAAATCTGCTGCTCTACTGGCATTTTCTCCCCTAACACCAACTAtatggtttacagagaatggtctgaaaaaagagaaaataaagctGCAGTTTTCTGGGTGAAAGTGCCTTGTGCAACTAAGAGGTCAAAGAAAATGGCTTCacgctgataggaaggcaacaggaaCTCAAATTCAAATAACCACTCAACTAagttatgcaaaaaaaaaaacatttttaaacacaaaaaacgatgaaccttgaagcagatgggctacagccaCGTAAGACCACAGCAGGTGCCACTTCTGTCAgctaaaaaaacaggaaactaaagcTACAGTTCACATGGGCTCACCAAAATTAGACAAGAAATGACCAATAGGACagtgttgcctggtctgatgtgATTCaggttggtggtggtggtgtaatgttGTGGTTTTTTTAGCAGAGTTTGTGCCCCTTAGTACAAACTGAGCATCGTTTAAACAGCACGGCctaccatgtccatccctttatgactacAGTATAACCATGTTCTGATGGGTGCTTCCAGCGGGATAACACACCACGTCACAaacctcaaatcatctcaaactggttccTTGAACATGCcagtgagttcactgcactCGAATGacttccacagtcaccagatatCAGTCCACTAGAGCAACCTTTGGCTTTTTCATCAACCTTTTAACTCGATTTACACGAATACGAACAGGATGTACGTAAGGCAcaccagaaaaagaaaactttcgTAACTTTAGCTTTAGGAACCTAAGTCACCCACAGACCCAGGTTTTGTGTCACGGCTAGGTGTTTCAATTGCGTCGATCACAAAAACGGTATCTCTGTGTCAGAAACTCACCTGCCTCCTTTCCACGTCTTGTACTGGGCCACCACACAGGGAGTATTCCTCAGAGCTGGATTCAGCCTCTGCTCCACCTGCACGTAAAAGCAGTCCATGTCTACCAACGCCACCACCCTCTCCTTCCCGTACTCCATTATTAACGATGAAAATCTGTCGGTGGTGCTAAGATATGTGTCCGCTTCTTGGCGGGGCTGTTAATTCACAGCTGTCATCAGAACTGAAAGTTCGGTGGACTTGAACGGACCGCCAAAATACACATCGATCGCTTTGCATTTCGAGGGTTACATAAATACGTCATCAACAGTCGACGAAGAAGTCCCTTGGTAATATCGTCATCACTGAAGAAAACCAGAACTTATGTCATTCTACAGTTGCCTGCACATCGAAATTAGCTACCAAGACCACAAAGGTGCAAGAAAGTGACCAGATTcaaaacaacaatataaaaacacTATATACACAATGTATAAGTTACAAGAaacactgtggggctgtatacaaGGGCATCCATAATATATTAAGGGCGGAAGGGCATTTGGTGATAGTTAGTGACACTTGCAAAATATGGAAAATGCAATATATTAATAGTGTCAttctgaaatattttaaaagctgAAGTCTTCCTTTTTCGCCTTCTCCCTTTAGTGACCATCACATCGGATCATCTGCCTTCATTTCCTGATTACTCCAAATGAAAATCCCAAAAAGTAAATTGTGttctgtgggagaaacgttttcgTCACTCATCCGAATTACTACTTCAGTTTCAGCTGAAGTAGCATATTAAAAACAGcatgaaactgacctcacatCGTTTcgtcagtcattatgcaaatctactgtttataaggttggggaaactaGCAGTCACCTGAGACTGAAAATGTCAATTGGATAAGTAaaaaaacgtttctcccacttgAAATGCTActtcccacaacttagacattcacattactcacactctcattacacatacatataggatcttgggggtgggcacgatatacggagtccaaattaccatcagggtgtacacctcacccctggcgtcgttgcccacctctcaattttgaatacacgtagacattgagggctagcaggagggactatgcgcttacctgctgctctctggcaggtagctccatggcctcctgggttttaaatgcaccttagaacacacatgcatcaacactacaatgagtgggtggagggaggtttggagtcttctcccacccccgttctctgcggcctgctggagcgggggggctaggaggagaagttggccgtccgactgcggtctggagtgtggggcctccctgctgctgcggagtcggggcggtctgcctctccccaccgcagggaaaagggaaacaccacctgggtctgggtgcagttcccccctccaggggcaagggtacctagacccagttcgtagagtacgcttggggagtgtgatcatgtgtacagcgtctctttatgtctgtctccacgttggttgagtgtggagtaagtgcatatgagagcatgagggtgggaatggatgtttgtgtctgtgtgtgcctgtatgtctgtgtctatatgtcaggttgggtatcagacgccacctctccggggacatctcaggccctccaaggtttggaggcctatctccacccaccaccacttcccctgccagtggcggactccctcaggtgt
This is a stretch of genomic DNA from Maylandia zebra isolate NMK-2024a linkage group LG13, Mzebra_GT3a, whole genome shotgun sequence. It encodes these proteins:
- the polh gene encoding DNA polymerase eta, translating into MEYGKERVVALVDMDCFYVQVEQRLNPALRNTPCVVAQYKTWKGGSIIAVSYEARAHGVTRNMWVDDAKKLCPDLQVARVRESHGKADLTNYREASVEVIEVMSRFAVIERASIDEAYMDLTAAVQQRLKNMTDKQIETSLLRTTYIQGYPQSSPAAEDSAEDTVLDKEEQRSRGLQQWLESLTFPSVGEQNSAELQLTVGALIVEEMRAAVEKHTGFSCSAGISHNKVLAKLACGLNKPNRQTVLPLDSVTELFSSLPIGKIRNLGGKLGTSITETLGIENMGDLTRFSKAQLEQHFGEKTGQWLYDLCRGIDFEAVKPRQLPKSIGCSKNFPGKTSLATKEQVQYWLHQLALELEERLTKDREVNGRVAKMLTVGVRQLGDKRMSSFSRCCALVRYEATKISSDTFAIIKSLNTAGNHQAAWTPPLSMLYLSASKFSDVSSAGGIAGFLSSDSTSTQPPCEPKNVSPCKQTGSIQSFFQKAVEKQKQKVRKEDDDDDDEEDSGTHSNEGHPASSLHNTSVSVSQLKSDAVCPASSFTPVSQSKIGSSSPHPGISSFFHKKTIEKSLQVSGSALNKPENGQMPGPVDEEDTKDIVVVASGLESKLSSENASHESASEELRNELDINVESNHPPPTVASEDLMSCERCGQEVLAWEMPEHNDYHFALDLQQSFSSGTSTITSSSSSGTAMNPLRAAAADTAHSSRGKTKTRGQSGPAPKRPRSQSASTGTLDSFFKKN